The Mycolicibacterium aichiense region GGTGGGGCCGCGGCCTCAGTGACCCGCAATCCCGCATCGTGGCAGCCGAATTCGCCGCCGTGGGCGCGCCGGGTACCGGCCACGACCGGGCGAATCTGTTCGCCTGCACCCTGCACGACCTCGGCACCGACGAGCAGAAGCAGCGTCTGATCCCGCCATCGATCCGCGGCGAAACCAAGTGGTGCCTGCTGTACTCCGAGCCCGGCGCCGGGTCGGATCTGGCCGGGTTGCGCACCCGCGCCGACCGAGACGGCGACGACTGGGTGATCAACGGCCAGAAGGTGTGGACGTCGTTCGCCAAGACCGCCGACTACGGGCTGCTGGTGGCGCGCACCGACTGGGATCTGCCGAAGCACAACGGGATCAGCTTCTTCATGTTCCCGATGCGGCAGCCCGGCGTCGAGGTCCGTCCGATCCATCAGATCACCGGCGAGTCGGAGTTCAACGAGGTCTTCATCTCCGGGGCGCGGGTGCCGGACGCCAACCTGGTGGGGCAGCCCGGCGCCGGCTGGTCGGTGCTGCAGGTGGCGCTGGCCTACGAACGGCGACTGATGGGCGACCTGGCCCGCACGTCGCGCGGGGCACGCAAGCCCCAGGCCGATACCGACAGCCTGGTGGCGATGGCCCGCAGTGCCGGAAAGCTGGACGACTCGTTCATCCGCCAGGAGATCGCACGGGTCGAAGGGTATGCGGCGGTGAATCGGTGGAACACCCAGCGCGCCAAGGCAACCTCTGATCGGGCTGAGGCCGCGACGCTGCTGGCACTGGGCAAGATCGCGATGTCGCGGATCCTGCACGAGACGGCGAAGGTGCAGACCGAGATCGCCGGCCCGGAGGCGATGTTGACCGGGCCGGACAATCCGGTCGGCGACGCTGTCACGTTCCGCACCCTCAATGCGTACTTCACCTCGATCGGCGGCGGCACCGACCAGATTCAGCGCAACATCGTCGGCGAGCGGGTGCTGGGCTTACCGAAAGAGCCGGAGCCGTACCGCAATACCGCGTTCCGGGAGTTGCCGACGTCGAGCTAGGGCCGGCACCTTGCCGCCGCATCCGTCACCGATCAGGGCAGCTCCACGTCAGCGGCGACGAGTGCGCGCAGTAGCACATTCGCGCCGAGCACCAGATCATCGGGATCCGTATCCTCATGCGGGGAATGGCTGACCCCGTTGACGCTGGGCACGAACACCATGGCCACCGGCGCCAGCGCCGCCATGACCTGCGCGTCGTGACCTGCTCCGCTCGTCAGCTCGCACCAGCGGGCGCTCAGCCCTTCGGCGGCGTCGACGATGTGCCCGGCCAGCCGCCGATCGGTGGCCACGGGGCTCTGGACCGGCCCAGCAGTCAAACGGATCGTGGTGCCGGTTCGCGCAGCCACCTCGCTGGCCTGCCGGCCCAGTAGCTCGAGCGCGGCGGCCATCCGCCCGACGTCATCATCACGGATGTCGATGCCGAGCACCGCCTCGCCGGGGATCACGTTGCGGGCGCCCGGCGCCAGCGCGAGGATGCCGGTCGTCGCGACCCGCACATGACCGCCCGTGGCCAAGGACTCGACTGTGAGCACCAAATGCGCGGCGGCCACCGCCGCGTCGCGCCTTCGCGTCATCGGGGTGGTACCGGCGTGATTGGCTGCTCCGGTGATCGTCGCGGTGACCCCGACCTGGCCGGTGATCGAGCTGACCACTCCGATGCGAGCATCTTCGGCTTCCAGCACGGGTCCCTGTTCGATGTGCATCTCGACGAACGCCGCGACCCGGTCCGGCGACCACGCCGCCCGGCTGATGCGTTCCGGATCACCGCCCGCCGAGCGCAGACGGTCGGCCAGGGTGACGCCGCCGTCACCGGGCCGCGCCAGATCCTCCGGTGTGAGCAGTCCGGCGATCGCCTTGGAGCCGACCATGCCAGGGGTTCCGCGGGTGCCTTCCTCGTTGCCGAACGCCACCACGACGAGGTCGTGGCGAAGCGCCGCGCCCGCGTCTCTGAGCGCCTGCGCGGTCGCGAGCCCGGCTATCACGCCGGCCGGACCGTCCAGCGGCCCGGCCCTCGTCACGCTGTCGAGGTGGCTTCCGGTCAACACAGCACCCGCCTGCGGATCGCGGCCGGGCAACCGGCCGAACAAGTTGGTGGCCTCGTCGACCCAGACCTGAAGACCCGCCGCAGCCATCCAGTCCGCCACGGTGTCGCGCGCGTCGACATCCTCCGGCGCGTAGGCCAACCGGGTGACGCCGCCGCAGGGATCGGCGCCGATTGCGGACAACTGCCGCAACCGATCGAGGAGCACGCCGCCGTCGACCGCGAGATCAGAAGCCGAGGACGTCATCAACCCTGGCATTTGCCGCCAAATGTGCCTGATAGGACCGCCAGCCGCCGAAGTCGGCAATGTCGACGACCTTGTCTCCGGTGGCAATCCGGTCCGGTTGCAGGATCATGGCCCGCACCGTGGTCCCGTCGGCGAGCTGGATCGAACCCAGTTCGAGCTCCTTCGGCTCCTGCGGCAGCAGGATGTCGAACAGCAACTCGTCGGACATCTCGTAGAGCTCCCCGGTGATTGCCAGCCCACTGCGCTCCACCGGAAACAGACCGGGGAACTCGTCGCGCACGGCGAAGAACCGGAAGTCCGGTGCGGTGCTGGCCGGGCCGACAAGCGTCGCCAGACCGGCGATGCAGCCGTGGTCCTTCTGTCCGGACATGGCGGTGCCATTGAGGAACATGTGTTGCACGTGAAGACCTTTCGGGTGAGAGTCGCTCAGGACAGAGCGGTGTCGGTATGGGCGCGTTGTGCGTCGTCGGCCCCGCGGCGCACGTGCGCCTCGGCGGCGGCCACGGCGCGGTCGACATGTCCGCTGCACACCTCGTTGAGCAGGTGCTCATGCTGCTCGACTGCCGGCAGCGTGCGTCCGGGGTCGCGATAACTCAACTCCGCAGCGACGTCGAGGCACTGCAGCAGATAGCCATCGAGAAGGCCGGCGAACCTGTCGCCGAATGCGATTCGATAGATCGAGCTGTGGAACGCCAGATGGACCTCGGCGAACTCCTCAGAACCCACTCCGTGGGTGTCGATCACCGTGGCCATCGTCGCCAGCAGTGCGCGGGGTTCGGCCCACTGCTCGGGTTTGGCACGCTCGCAAGCCAGCCGGGCCGCCAACTTCTCCAGTTCGGCGCGGACCAAGAACAGGTCCTCGATCTCCTCGGCGACAATCCCGCGCGACCACAGGCCGCCGCCGCTGCCACGCTCGGCGAACCCGTCGCTCTCCAGCCTGCGCAGCGCATCGCGCACCGGTGTCCGGCTAACTCCGAGCTGGGCGGCGAGTTCGGTCTCCACCAGGTGGGTGCCGTGCGGGATCTGTCCGGTGATCAGCGCATGCCGTAGCGCCCGATACACGTGCTCGTAGGTCTTGCGCCGGATCTGCGCCGACAGCGACGGGACGGCTCCGAGCCGCTCCGACCCGCTCACAGTTGACCGCTCGCGTCACGTCGGAGGTACCGCCCTGAGCCGTGTTTACCGACGAAGAGGCCATTGACGATCACCGGCCGGCCCGCAGCGACCACTGTGCGCACCGCACCGGTCAGCGTCCAGCCCTCGTAGAGGCTGTAGTCCACCTTCATATGATGAGTCTGCGCGCTGATGGTCGTCGAGCCGGACGGATCGAAGATCACCAGGTCCGCGTCGGAGCCGACAGCGATAGTGCCCTTGCGCGGGAACAACCCGAACAGCCGCGCCGGTGTGGTCGAGAAGACTTCGACCATCCTTCGCAGCGAAAGATGCCCTGCGAGAACTCCACCGGAGTACAGCAGCTGAAGACGGTGCTCGATGCCCGGCCCTCCGTTGGGGATCTGGGAGAAGTCGTGTGCCCCGATCGACTTCTGCCCGTTGAGACAGAACGGGCAGTGGTCGGTGGAGACCACCTGGACATCATCGGTACGCAGACCCCGCCACAGATGCTCGTGGTGGTGAGCCGCGCGCAACGGAGGGGTGAGCACGTACTTTGCGGTGTCGAAGCTCTCGTCGTCGTAGACGCTGGAGTCCAGGAACAGGTAGTGCGGGCACGTCTCGGCGAACACCGGGCGGCCGCGGTCACGCGCCGCGGTCACCTCACTCAGCGCCTCCGCGCACGACAGGTGGACGAAATACACCGGCGAATCAGCCATTTCGGCCAGCGCGATCGCGCGGTGAGTGGCTTCGGCCTCGGCCAGTTCGGGCCGGGTACGACCGTGCCAGGACGGGTTGGTTCGCCCTTGGGCTAGCGCGCGCCGCACCAGGACGTCGATGACCGGTCCGTTTTCGGCATGGATGCAGCACAGCGCACCTCGCTGGCCCGCCCGCTCGATGACCTCGAACAGGGTCGCGTCGTCGACCATCAATTCCCCGGGGTACGCCATGAACATCTTGATGCTGGTGACGCCTTCGTCGACGAGTTCGTCTATCTCGCTGAGTGATTCGGTTGCCATGTCGGTGATCACGATGTGTTGGGCGTAGTCGATGACGGCATTGCCCTCCGCCGCGGCAAGCCCGTCGTCGATGGCGGCCCGCAGGTGTTGTCCCCTGCGCTGCTGCGCGAAGTTCACCACCGTCGTAGTCCCGCC contains the following coding sequences:
- a CDS encoding acyl-CoA dehydrogenase family protein, translated to MTDDEVRNEVRGWLADNWDPTLDRGAWAQRVFDAGWAVPSWEPQWWGRGLSDPQSRIVAAEFAAVGAPGTGHDRANLFACTLHDLGTDEQKQRLIPPSIRGETKWCLLYSEPGAGSDLAGLRTRADRDGDDWVINGQKVWTSFAKTADYGLLVARTDWDLPKHNGISFFMFPMRQPGVEVRPIHQITGESEFNEVFISGARVPDANLVGQPGAGWSVLQVALAYERRLMGDLARTSRGARKPQADTDSLVAMARSAGKLDDSFIRQEIARVEGYAAVNRWNTQRAKATSDRAEAATLLALGKIAMSRILHETAKVQTEIAGPEAMLTGPDNPVGDAVTFRTLNAYFTSIGGGTDQIQRNIVGERVLGLPKEPEPYRNTAFRELPTSS
- the hydA gene encoding dihydropyrimidinase; protein product: MSLLITGARVVTAADDYVADVYVADDKVTTIGAALDIPADQVIDASGCYLLPGGVDPHTHLAFSLAGTTTADDYGSGTIAAAAGGTTTVVNFAQQRRGQHLRAAIDDGLAAAEGNAVIDYAQHIVITDMATESLSEIDELVDEGVTSIKMFMAYPGELMVDDATLFEVIERAGQRGALCCIHAENGPVIDVLVRRALAQGRTNPSWHGRTRPELAEAEATHRAIALAEMADSPVYFVHLSCAEALSEVTAARDRGRPVFAETCPHYLFLDSSVYDDESFDTAKYVLTPPLRAAHHHEHLWRGLRTDDVQVVSTDHCPFCLNGQKSIGAHDFSQIPNGGPGIEHRLQLLYSGGVLAGHLSLRRMVEVFSTTPARLFGLFPRKGTIAVGSDADLVIFDPSGSTTISAQTHHMKVDYSLYEGWTLTGAVRTVVAAGRPVIVNGLFVGKHGSGRYLRRDASGQL
- a CDS encoding gamma-glutamylcyclotransferase is translated as MFLNGTAMSGQKDHGCIAGLATLVGPASTAPDFRFFAVRDEFPGLFPVERSGLAITGELYEMSDELLFDILLPQEPKELELGSIQLADGTTVRAMILQPDRIATGDKVVDIADFGGWRSYQAHLAANARVDDVLGF
- a CDS encoding Zn-dependent hydrolase; this translates as MTSSASDLAVDGGVLLDRLRQLSAIGADPCGGVTRLAYAPEDVDARDTVADWMAAAGLQVWVDEATNLFGRLPGRDPQAGAVLTGSHLDSVTRAGPLDGPAGVIAGLATAQALRDAGAALRHDLVVVAFGNEEGTRGTPGMVGSKAIAGLLTPEDLARPGDGGVTLADRLRSAGGDPERISRAAWSPDRVAAFVEMHIEQGPVLEAEDARIGVVSSITGQVGVTATITGAANHAGTTPMTRRRDAAVAAAHLVLTVESLATGGHVRVATTGILALAPGARNVIPGEAVLGIDIRDDDVGRMAAALELLGRQASEVAARTGTTIRLTAGPVQSPVATDRRLAGHIVDAAEGLSARWCELTSGAGHDAQVMAALAPVAMVFVPSVNGVSHSPHEDTDPDDLVLGANVLLRALVAADVELP
- a CDS encoding GntR family transcriptional regulator — encoded protein: MSGSERLGAVPSLSAQIRRKTYEHVYRALRHALITGQIPHGTHLVETELAAQLGVSRTPVRDALRRLESDGFAERGSGGGLWSRGIVAEEIEDLFLVRAELEKLAARLACERAKPEQWAEPRALLATMATVIDTHGVGSEEFAEVHLAFHSSIYRIAFGDRFAGLLDGYLLQCLDVAAELSYRDPGRTLPAVEQHEHLLNEVCSGHVDRAVAAAEAHVRRGADDAQRAHTDTALS